A section of the bacterium genome encodes:
- a CDS encoding Xaa-Pro peptidase family protein: MTDAAREDAPVAEIAARRDALTGRLAADEAVLVYGLSGHAADLLYVSGYAPVFGAAYLLLLPSGPRARLWVPFNWDVARARRAARGVDVPAADGTGAEVCRAVAAAGVRRLHAGPAETLPVAFTEAQRAAAPGIEIRPLAPGIDVLRRRKSAAEIALLREACRITDAGFTAIAAGPAAGRREIDLAAEAEFAMRTAGAEAFGWPAVVVSGPNGGIPVAFTGTRALERGDIVTADLGVVYRGYRTDLTRSFVVGPPSQAQQRLYDLLRRAFAAAVAAARPGIPVRRLHEAVAGAIAGAGYGGAFGVRAGHGIGLESSQEWPDVETETGALEPGMTLCLEPGVYFGERGGMRVEEEILITETGCEPLSGEPPALRAI, from the coding sequence GTGACGGACGCGGCGCGCGAAGACGCGCCGGTTGCGGAGATCGCGGCCCGTCGCGACGCGCTGACGGGCCGGCTGGCCGCGGACGAAGCCGTCCTGGTCTACGGGTTGAGCGGCCACGCGGCCGATCTGCTCTATGTGAGCGGGTACGCTCCGGTCTTCGGCGCGGCGTATCTGTTGCTACTGCCGTCCGGACCGAGGGCGCGGCTGTGGGTGCCGTTCAACTGGGACGTTGCTCGGGCCCGGCGTGCGGCGCGCGGTGTGGACGTTCCCGCGGCGGACGGGACCGGCGCGGAGGTTTGCCGCGCCGTAGCCGCAGCCGGGGTCCGGCGTCTTCACGCCGGCCCCGCGGAGACGCTGCCCGTGGCGTTCACCGAGGCGCAGCGTGCGGCGGCCCCCGGGATCGAGATACGCCCGCTCGCGCCCGGGATCGACGTGCTCCGGCGGCGCAAGAGTGCCGCGGAAATCGCGCTGCTGCGCGAGGCGTGCCGCATCACGGACGCCGGGTTTACCGCGATCGCGGCCGGGCCCGCGGCGGGGCGGCGCGAGATCGATCTCGCCGCGGAGGCGGAGTTTGCGATGCGCACCGCCGGGGCGGAGGCCTTCGGCTGGCCCGCGGTCGTCGTCTCGGGACCCAACGGCGGCATCCCCGTAGCGTTCACCGGCACGCGCGCGCTCGAGCGCGGCGACATCGTAACCGCGGATCTCGGCGTCGTCTACCGGGGATACCGGACCGACCTCACGCGGTCGTTCGTGGTGGGACCGCCCAGCCAGGCACAGCAGCGGTTGTACGACCTGCTGCGCCGTGCGTTCGCGGCCGCGGTCGCCGCGGCGCGGCCTGGGATCCCGGTGCGGCGGCTGCACGAGGCGGTCGCCGGCGCGATCGCGGGCGCGGGCTACGGCGGGGCGTTCGGCGTGCGCGCCGGCCACGGCATCGGCCTCGAAAGCTCGCAGGAATGGCCCGACGTCGAGACGGAAACGGGCGCGCTCGAGCCGGGCATGACCCTATGCCTCGAGCCGGGCGTGTACTTCGGGGAACGGGGCGGCATGCGCGTCGAGGAAGAGATACTCATCACCGAAACCGGTTGCGAGCCGTTGTCAGGTGAGCCGCCCGCGCTGCGGGCGATCTGA
- a CDS encoding ABC transporter substrate-binding protein yields the protein MARRLSAAWIVLLLAGGVMTMGLGDRAGAASASDTLVIAKDISDIHTPDPNKSYDISGVFMQFPIYSRLVKQEAPDLGKIQPDLAASWTFNPNATVMTFKLRDAKFGDGAPVTAEDVRFSLLRAKNLKGYGSFLADPLKSVDVVDPKTVRITLTDPNAAFLATLTAGVFSIVEAKVVRAAGGVETPGADKLDKAEQIFFKESAGTGPFKLVSYTRESQIVMARNDNYYGPAPFFRTVIIKHVKEPATQSFMVQRGDADIALDLSINQINAIRGKPGLQFFQDPSAWTTYLGMKTAVKPWDNPKVREAVKYAIDYDGLINGVLHGTARQLGSIMMPGLLGFPESLNKQLLYKQDLNKARALLKEAGIGTVHVDFVWGLGFAYGTATADQIAQKLRADLQRVGIILDPKPVQAGILLTTARTGKPATILNTWYPDYFDPDNFTYFASGFVAKRFNWVDAQGKKDGEEAAATSDVAKRESLYEDYNKRIAAPGSPYAFLVQPYSVVPARADLTGYHFHPFFFLQLDTLRRK from the coding sequence ATGGCCAGGCGGTTGAGTGCGGCGTGGATCGTTCTGCTCCTTGCAGGCGGCGTGATGACCATGGGACTGGGCGACAGGGCGGGGGCGGCCTCGGCGTCCGACACGCTGGTTATCGCGAAGGACATCTCGGATATCCACACGCCCGATCCGAACAAGAGCTACGATATCAGCGGCGTGTTTATGCAGTTTCCGATCTACAGCCGGCTGGTCAAGCAGGAAGCGCCGGATCTCGGCAAGATCCAGCCGGACCTCGCCGCCTCGTGGACTTTCAACCCCAACGCGACAGTTATGACGTTTAAGCTGCGCGACGCTAAGTTCGGTGACGGCGCGCCCGTCACGGCCGAGGACGTGCGGTTCTCGCTGCTGCGGGCCAAGAACCTGAAGGGCTACGGCTCGTTCCTGGCCGATCCATTGAAGAGCGTGGACGTCGTCGATCCCAAGACGGTCCGGATCACTCTGACCGACCCGAACGCCGCGTTTCTCGCGACGCTGACGGCGGGCGTGTTCTCGATCGTCGAAGCGAAGGTCGTGCGCGCGGCCGGCGGCGTCGAGACGCCCGGGGCGGACAAGCTCGACAAGGCCGAGCAGATTTTCTTCAAGGAATCCGCCGGCACGGGTCCGTTCAAGCTGGTCTCGTACACGCGGGAGTCGCAGATCGTCATGGCCCGGAACGACAACTACTACGGGCCGGCGCCATTTTTCCGGACCGTTATCATCAAGCACGTGAAGGAGCCGGCGACCCAATCGTTCATGGTGCAGCGGGGCGACGCCGACATCGCGCTGGACCTGAGCATCAACCAGATCAACGCGATCCGCGGGAAGCCGGGATTGCAGTTCTTCCAGGACCCCTCGGCGTGGACGACATATCTCGGCATGAAGACGGCGGTCAAGCCGTGGGACAACCCGAAGGTCCGCGAGGCCGTGAAGTACGCGATCGACTACGACGGGCTGATCAACGGGGTACTCCACGGGACGGCGCGGCAGCTCGGCAGCATCATGATGCCCGGGTTGCTGGGGTTTCCTGAATCGCTCAACAAGCAGCTGCTGTACAAGCAGGACCTGAACAAGGCGCGGGCGCTGCTGAAAGAGGCCGGGATCGGCACCGTCCACGTAGACTTTGTTTGGGGCCTCGGATTTGCGTACGGCACGGCGACCGCCGATCAGATTGCGCAGAAGCTGCGCGCGGATCTGCAGCGAGTCGGCATCATCCTAGACCCGAAGCCCGTGCAGGCCGGGATTCTCCTTACCACAGCGAGGACGGGCAAGCCCGCCACCATCCTGAACACGTGGTACCCGGACTACTTCGATCCGGACAACTTCACCTATTTCGCAAGCGGCTTCGTCGCGAAGCGGTTCAACTGGGTCGACGCGCAGGGGAAAAAGGACGGCGAAGAGGCCGCGGCGACGAGCGACGTGGCGAAGCGCGAGAGCCTCTACGAAGACTACAACAAGCGGATCGCGGCCCCCGGCTCACCGTACGCCTTTCTTGTCCAGCCGTACTCCGTTGTGCCGGCCCGCGCAGACCTGACCGGCTACCACTTCCACCCGTTTTTCTTCCTGCAGCTCGACACGCTGCGGCGCAAGTAA
- a CDS encoding amidohydrolase family protein, which translates to MTQSVAIVGATIVTMNDARDVVADGTVVIERGRFASVTAGTRDPGADRLIRGDGCVLMPGLINCHVHTRPGRALGDGLSLFDWHALYPDGLCRGMTEADSRTGGLLAFAESLKRGTTTVMDMTCKPAGAFAAAEEIGIRARIAPLAADAQFAGNGACDVYADFVESITNLPRPADARVQYWLGFDAINGVTEATLRRMSQDAQRLHTGIHGHMSESRDDAGWPDRERGEPAAIYLRRTGVLGPRTVLAHCNWLTADEIEALAETGTSVAHNPTSNMKLGTGVAPVPELRARGVNVGLGTDGMLSNFHLDMFEAMRGACMLQRIHRLDAHALMSWDVLEMATRGGARAIGEAPDLGAIEAGKRADAVLLDLGGAHLRPLIRGRHDNFAALLTWCAHGSDVRTVLVDGVVVVEDRRLCLADEAAIVRDAQRVAERLVAALPATGTSPA; encoded by the coding sequence ATGACCCAGAGCGTGGCGATCGTGGGCGCTACGATCGTGACGATGAACGACGCGCGTGATGTGGTGGCCGACGGCACGGTGGTTATCGAGCGCGGCAGATTCGCCTCCGTGACGGCCGGGACGCGCGATCCCGGCGCGGATCGGCTCATCCGCGGCGACGGCTGCGTGCTGATGCCGGGTCTGATCAACTGTCACGTGCACACCCGGCCGGGGCGAGCGCTTGGAGATGGTCTGTCGCTCTTCGACTGGCACGCGCTGTACCCGGACGGCCTCTGCCGCGGCATGACGGAGGCCGATTCGCGAACCGGCGGCCTGCTGGCGTTCGCGGAGTCCCTCAAACGGGGCACGACGACGGTTATGGACATGACCTGCAAGCCGGCGGGCGCCTTTGCGGCTGCCGAGGAGATCGGGATCCGGGCCAGGATCGCGCCGCTGGCGGCGGACGCGCAGTTCGCTGGAAACGGCGCCTGCGACGTCTACGCCGATTTCGTTGAGTCGATCACGAATCTGCCTCGGCCCGCGGACGCACGCGTGCAGTACTGGCTCGGCTTCGACGCCATCAACGGCGTGACCGAGGCGACGCTTCGACGGATGAGCCAGGACGCTCAGCGCCTGCATACCGGCATCCACGGTCACATGTCGGAATCGCGTGATGACGCGGGCTGGCCCGATCGGGAGCGCGGCGAGCCGGCCGCGATCTACCTGCGGCGAACGGGCGTGCTCGGCCCGCGGACGGTCCTGGCGCACTGCAACTGGCTGACAGCGGACGAGATCGAGGCGTTGGCCGAGACCGGGACGAGCGTCGCCCACAACCCGACCAGCAACATGAAACTGGGGACCGGCGTGGCGCCGGTCCCGGAGCTGCGGGCCCGCGGCGTCAACGTAGGTCTCGGAACCGACGGCATGCTGTCGAATTTTCATCTCGACATGTTCGAGGCGATGCGCGGCGCCTGCATGCTGCAGCGCATCCACAGGCTCGACGCGCACGCGCTGATGAGTTGGGATGTGCTGGAGATGGCCACACGCGGTGGCGCCCGCGCGATCGGCGAGGCGCCAGATCTCGGCGCGATCGAGGCCGGCAAGCGGGCGGACGCTGTCCTGCTCGACCTCGGCGGCGCGCATCTGCGTCCCCTGATCCGCGGCCGCCATGACAATTTCGCGGCCCTCCTGACGTGGTGCGCGCACGGCTCGGACGTGCGGACGGTGCTCGTGGACGGTGTGGTGGTGGTGGAAGACCGGCGGCTGTGTCTCGCCGACGAGGCCGCCATCGTCCGCGACGCGCAGCGCGTGGCCGAGCGGCTCGTGGCGGCCCTGCCCGCGACAGGAACGTCCCCGGCGTAG
- a CDS encoding Xaa-Pro peptidase family protein, giving the protein MSAVSPVDRPFTTEEYRARVARVQAAARRRGIDAMFVSIPENNYWLTGFRTLGYFYYMVLLVPVEGDPIHLARYVEKNVIDGTSWTGRAEYWDDSEDYLDATARIFGKYRLDRATVSFDKGAWYFTFTEFEGLQRRLPHTNWVDGTGIIERLRLIKSPAEQAYTRQAAKILSGGMQAAIRSIRPGLTENDVMATAYDYLLRHGSEVVAEPPMILTGVHGSMAHAAPEGVTIRTGDVVYHEIGASVKRYHAAMMRTAFVGDPPKEVIDRVDLCRRAIEAGLEHMQPGNPAQEVDRAVRKVMVDGGCGDLFRHKAGYSLGAAFPPDWSEAQTFQLREGEVEPLQPGMIFHILPTVFDYPKHGLGVSDTVLITEHGHEVLTEGDNHLYVIR; this is encoded by the coding sequence ATGAGCGCGGTATCGCCGGTCGACAGACCGTTCACCACCGAGGAATACCGGGCCAGGGTGGCCCGCGTGCAGGCCGCGGCTCGGCGGCGCGGGATCGATGCCATGTTCGTGTCGATTCCAGAGAACAACTACTGGCTGACCGGGTTCCGCACGCTGGGCTACTTCTACTACATGGTCCTGCTCGTGCCGGTGGAAGGCGATCCGATCCACCTGGCGCGGTATGTCGAGAAGAATGTGATCGACGGAACCTCCTGGACCGGGCGCGCCGAATACTGGGACGATTCGGAGGACTATCTCGACGCGACGGCGCGTATCTTCGGCAAGTACCGGCTCGATCGTGCCACCGTCTCCTTCGACAAAGGGGCGTGGTATTTCACGTTCACCGAATTCGAAGGCCTGCAGCGACGGCTCCCGCACACCAACTGGGTCGACGGGACCGGGATCATTGAGCGCCTCCGGCTCATCAAGTCTCCCGCGGAGCAGGCCTATACTCGGCAGGCGGCCAAGATCCTGTCGGGTGGGATGCAGGCCGCGATTCGCTCGATCCGCCCCGGGCTCACCGAGAACGATGTGATGGCCACCGCGTACGATTACCTGTTGCGGCATGGCAGCGAGGTGGTCGCGGAGCCGCCGATGATCCTCACCGGCGTCCACGGGTCCATGGCGCACGCGGCGCCGGAGGGCGTCACGATCAGGACCGGGGACGTCGTCTACCATGAGATCGGCGCGTCGGTGAAGCGGTACCACGCGGCAATGATGCGCACCGCCTTCGTCGGCGACCCGCCCAAGGAGGTCATCGACCGCGTCGACTTGTGCCGGCGGGCCATCGAGGCCGGTCTCGAGCACATGCAGCCCGGCAATCCCGCGCAGGAGGTGGACCGCGCCGTTCGCAAGGTCATGGTTGACGGAGGGTGCGGTGACCTGTTCCGCCACAAGGCCGGCTACTCTCTCGGCGCCGCGTTCCCTCCGGACTGGAGCGAGGCGCAGACATTCCAGCTGCGAGAGGGCGAGGTGGAGCCGCTGCAGCCGGGCATGATCTTCCACATCCTCCCGACCGTCTTCGACTATCCGAAGCACGGCCTGGGCGTCAGCGACACCGTCCTCATTACCGAACACGGCCACGAGGTCCTGACCGAGGGAGATAACCACCTGTACGTTATCCGATGA
- a CDS encoding ABC transporter permease, translating to MARYIIRRLGLSLPTLIGITLLTFLISHALPADLVLTSLGDHAAQDPQLVAAFRHKWGLDRPAPVQYAVYLGRLARGDLGTSIATGQPVRTELTLSLPATVELATAGMLGAIVIGGLLGVTAAVRSDTPVDLVVRSVMAVGVALPIFWYAILLLFVFYFVLGWAPPPGQLDPGLDPGPPITGMYVIDSLVRGNWLVFRNALAHLVLPAVVLATAGMGFIARITRATVVDVLARDFVRTARAKGLADARVVWRHAVRNALIPIITVMGLLYAQLMSGTVLTEAIFSWPGLGRYAFMSASNLDFPAVMGIALVIGVFYVLLNLLVDVLYAYLNPRIRYE from the coding sequence ATGGCTCGGTACATCATCCGGCGGCTCGGTCTCAGTTTGCCGACCCTGATCGGCATCACCCTGCTCACGTTCCTGATCTCGCACGCGCTGCCCGCGGATCTTGTGCTGACGAGTCTCGGCGACCATGCCGCGCAGGATCCGCAGCTCGTGGCGGCGTTCCGGCACAAGTGGGGCCTCGACCGGCCTGCGCCCGTGCAGTACGCAGTCTACCTCGGCCGTCTCGCTCGCGGTGATCTCGGCACCTCGATCGCGACCGGACAGCCGGTCAGGACGGAGCTGACCCTGTCGTTGCCGGCAACGGTCGAACTCGCAACGGCCGGCATGCTGGGCGCGATCGTCATCGGCGGCCTCCTCGGCGTCACCGCGGCGGTCCGCAGCGATACGCCGGTCGACCTGGTCGTGCGCTCGGTCATGGCCGTTGGGGTCGCGCTGCCGATCTTCTGGTATGCGATCCTGCTGCTTTTTGTCTTCTACTTCGTGCTCGGGTGGGCGCCGCCGCCTGGCCAGCTCGACCCTGGGTTGGATCCGGGCCCGCCGATCACGGGCATGTACGTGATCGACAGCCTGGTGCGGGGCAATTGGCTGGTGTTCCGGAACGCGCTCGCCCATCTCGTGTTGCCGGCCGTGGTGCTCGCGACGGCCGGCATGGGGTTTATTGCGCGCATCACCCGCGCCACGGTCGTCGACGTGCTGGCCCGGGACTTCGTGCGCACCGCCCGCGCGAAGGGACTCGCCGACGCGCGCGTGGTGTGGCGGCACGCCGTGCGCAACGCCCTGATTCCGATCATCACCGTGATGGGGCTCTTGTACGCGCAGCTGATGTCGGGCACCGTTCTAACCGAAGCGATCTTCTCGTGGCCGGGCCTCGGCCGCTATGCGTTCATGTCCGCGAGCAACCTCGACTTTCCCGCCGTGATGGGCATCGCGCTTGTGATCGGCGTGTTCTACGTACTTCTCAACCTCCTCGTCGACGTGCTCTACGCCTACCTCAACCCGAGGATCCGCTACGAGTAG
- a CDS encoding ABC transporter permease → MVRAVRSRRAWRRTGVIVGLIVLAAWAAVAAAAPLLSPYGYDEQRVDETLQPPSARHLFGTDDLGRDIYTRVLYGGRVTLLIGVGVVSVAAVAGMAIGTVAGYAGGGADELIMRATEVIMAFPSIILAMAIAVALGPGVLHAGLAMVLVWWPTYARLARGEVLNIRRMEYVDAAVAIGQRPLRILLRAIVPNIRASIIVLATVDLGAAIITAAGLSFLGLGAVPPTPEWGAMVSTGRELPQAWWIAGFPGVAIFTTVLAFNFLGDAVRDYLDPRHRL, encoded by the coding sequence ATGGTGCGTGCTGTCCGATCGCGGCGCGCCTGGCGGAGGACCGGGGTTATCGTGGGGTTGATCGTGCTGGCGGCGTGGGCGGCGGTCGCGGCCGCGGCGCCGCTCCTGTCCCCTTACGGCTACGACGAGCAGCGCGTGGACGAGACCCTGCAGCCGCCGAGCGCGCGGCATCTCTTCGGCACAGACGACCTCGGTCGCGACATCTACACCCGCGTGTTGTACGGCGGTCGAGTGACGCTGCTGATCGGCGTCGGCGTAGTCTCGGTGGCCGCCGTCGCGGGCATGGCGATCGGCACCGTCGCCGGCTATGCCGGCGGGGGCGCCGACGAACTGATCATGCGCGCGACCGAGGTCATCATGGCGTTTCCGTCGATCATTCTCGCGATGGCGATCGCGGTCGCCCTGGGGCCGGGCGTGCTTCACGCCGGGCTTGCGATGGTGCTGGTGTGGTGGCCGACGTACGCGCGGCTCGCCCGCGGCGAGGTGTTGAACATCCGCCGAATGGAATATGTGGATGCCGCGGTGGCGATCGGGCAGCGGCCGTTGCGGATCTTGTTGCGCGCGATAGTGCCCAACATCCGCGCAAGCATCATCGTGTTGGCGACGGTGGACCTGGGGGCGGCCATCATCACGGCGGCGGGCCTGAGCTTCCTCGGGCTCGGCGCGGTGCCGCCGACACCGGAGTGGGGGGCGATGGTGAGCACCGGGCGCGAACTACCCCAGGCGTGGTGGATCGCCGGTTTTCCCGGCGTGGCAATTTTCACAACAGTGCTGGCGTTCAATTTCCTCGGAGACGCGGTCCGGGACTACCTGGATCCGCGGCACCGGCTCTAG
- a CDS encoding zinc-binding dehydrogenase, with product MRAIVIREHGGRDRLQLEQAAPAPGAGVGQAIVRVHACGLNHLDIFVRRGMPGKHTPLPFTSGGDIAGVVEALGPAAPVESAGAAPGIVVGQRVLVDPAVPGGAIGEDVPGGLAEYALVPAANLIPLPDGLSFDEAAALPIAYGTAWRMMLTRGAVRAGERILILGAAGGVGTACVQIAKMAGCTVYAAASREDKLGTLRDLGADHLINYRDVEFDREVWRLTEKRGVDVVVDYTGRETWSRSLRALRKGGRLLTCGATTGFEAVTDLRYVWVRELTILGSDGWTREDLLALLAAVQAGRIRPVIGRVLPLAQTAEGERLLEDREVIGKVIIHPLE from the coding sequence ATGCGCGCGATCGTGATCCGTGAGCACGGCGGACGCGATAGGCTTCAGCTCGAGCAGGCTGCGCCGGCGCCCGGCGCCGGGGTGGGCCAGGCGATCGTGCGCGTCCACGCCTGCGGACTCAACCATCTCGATATCTTCGTCCGGCGGGGCATGCCGGGCAAGCACACGCCGCTGCCGTTCACCTCCGGCGGCGACATCGCCGGCGTGGTGGAAGCGCTGGGCCCGGCGGCACCGGTCGAGTCTGCGGGCGCGGCGCCGGGCATCGTCGTCGGGCAGCGCGTCCTGGTCGATCCGGCGGTCCCGGGGGGCGCGATCGGTGAAGACGTCCCCGGCGGGCTCGCGGAGTACGCCCTCGTGCCCGCGGCGAACCTGATCCCGCTGCCCGACGGCCTTTCCTTCGACGAGGCGGCGGCGCTGCCGATCGCCTACGGCACCGCCTGGCGGATGATGCTCACACGCGGCGCCGTGCGCGCCGGCGAGCGGATCCTGATCCTCGGCGCCGCGGGCGGCGTCGGCACGGCGTGCGTGCAGATCGCGAAGATGGCGGGCTGTACCGTGTACGCCGCGGCCTCCCGTGAAGACAAGCTGGGCACACTGCGCGATCTCGGCGCCGACCACCTGATCAACTACCGCGACGTGGAGTTCGACCGCGAGGTCTGGCGGCTCACGGAGAAGCGTGGCGTCGACGTCGTCGTCGACTACACCGGCCGGGAGACCTGGTCGAGGAGCCTGCGCGCGCTCCGCAAGGGCGGCCGGCTCCTCACCTGCGGCGCGACCACCGGTTTCGAGGCGGTCACCGACCTGCGCTACGTGTGGGTGAGAGAGCTCACGATTCTCGGCTCCGACGGCTGGACGCGCGAGGACCTTCTCGCGCTGCTCGCGGCGGTTCAGGCCGGGCGGATCCGGCCGGTGATCGGCCGCGTGCTGCCGCTCGCGCAGACCGCGGAAGGCGAGCGGCTGCTCGAAGACCGCGAGGTGATCGGGAAGGTGATCATCCATCCGCTCGAATAG
- a CDS encoding class I adenylate-forming enzyme family protein: protein MNTAYRGNFGDLARVPVRVFPDRPAVIQGDVTLTYRQLDTRMNRVAGMLRGLDVRPGARVALLFPNEWPFVEAIFGGMRAGAVPVPLNIRAGYDTLRYCVEHCDAEVLVASGTLRDVAARLRADVPRLRALVSTGDLPAGALSYDRLLGDAPETVESAAAAPGDVCMQPYTSGSTGRPKGVLLTHAGQFWNGDMVRRVMMLDESDRALVAVPLYHKNAMAAAVKPILMAGGALVILPGFDPAEVIKAIARYRCTYITGTPAMFRLVLNQKRLLAEYDVTSLRWAACGSAMVPPDLLREFEDTFGASISEGYGLTEGGPVVFESPRFGPRKVGSCGLPLPGCEVRVVGRDGRDAGAGQSGELWVRNPGLARGYYKAPDLTSAKFDPAGWLHTGDLVRSDEQGYYYILGRVDDMINVGGENVYPKEVEDLLLLHPAVREAFVVPVPHAVKGEAPVAFVVLHEGRSATAGELKQFFLSRGPAYAHPREVFFVQQAPLGSTGKVDRLALRARAVEAVGTLKGGV from the coding sequence ATGAATACGGCCTACCGGGGCAACTTTGGCGATCTGGCGCGCGTGCCGGTGCGGGTGTTCCCCGACCGCCCGGCCGTCATCCAGGGCGACGTCACGCTGACCTACCGGCAACTGGACACCCGCATGAACCGTGTCGCGGGAATGCTGCGCGGCCTCGACGTGCGGCCCGGGGCGCGCGTGGCGCTCCTGTTTCCGAACGAGTGGCCGTTTGTGGAAGCGATCTTCGGCGGCATGCGCGCCGGCGCGGTGCCCGTGCCGCTCAACATCCGGGCCGGCTATGACACGCTGCGGTACTGCGTCGAGCACTGCGACGCGGAAGTGCTCGTCGCGTCGGGGACGCTGCGAGATGTCGCGGCGCGCCTGCGCGCCGACGTGCCGCGCCTCCGTGCGCTCGTGTCGACCGGCGATCTGCCGGCGGGCGCGCTGTCGTACGACCGCCTGCTCGGGGACGCCCCGGAGACGGTCGAGAGCGCCGCGGCCGCGCCCGGCGACGTCTGCATGCAGCCGTACACCTCGGGCTCCACCGGCCGCCCGAAGGGCGTCTTGCTGACCCATGCCGGCCAGTTTTGGAACGGCGACATGGTGCGGCGCGTGATGATGCTCGACGAGAGCGACCGCGCGCTCGTGGCCGTGCCGCTCTACCACAAGAACGCGATGGCCGCGGCGGTGAAGCCGATCCTGATGGCGGGCGGGGCGCTCGTGATTCTCCCGGGCTTCGACCCGGCCGAGGTGATCAAGGCCATCGCGCGGTACCGGTGCACCTACATCACCGGCACCCCGGCGATGTTCCGGCTCGTTCTCAACCAGAAACGCCTGCTCGCGGAGTACGACGTGACGTCGCTGCGCTGGGCCGCGTGCGGCTCGGCGATGGTGCCGCCCGACCTGCTGCGGGAGTTCGAGGACACGTTCGGCGCGAGCATCAGCGAAGGCTACGGCCTCACCGAGGGCGGCCCCGTCGTCTTCGAAAGCCCGCGGTTCGGTCCGCGGAAGGTCGGCAGCTGCGGACTGCCGTTGCCCGGCTGCGAGGTCCGGGTCGTCGGCCGGGACGGGCGCGACGCGGGGGCGGGGCAGTCCGGTGAGCTCTGGGTCCGGAATCCCGGCCTCGCCCGCGGGTACTACAAGGCGCCGGATCTGACCTCGGCCAAATTCGATCCCGCGGGGTGGCTGCACACCGGCGACCTCGTCCGGTCCGACGAGCAGGGCTACTACTATATCCTCGGCCGCGTCGACGACATGATCAACGTCGGCGGCGAGAACGTCTATCCGAAGGAAGTCGAGGACCTGCTGCTGCTGCACCCGGCCGTCCGCGAGGCGTTCGTGGTGCCGGTGCCGCACGCCGTCAAGGGCGAAGCGCCCGTGGCGTTTGTGGTGCTGCACGAGGGGCGGTCCGCGACCGCGGGCGAGCTGAAGCAGTTCTTCCTGTCGCGGGGTCCGGCGTACGCGCATCCGCGTGAGGTGTTCTTCGTGCAGCAGGCGCCGCTCGGCAGCACCGGCAAAGTCGACCGGCTGGCGCTGCGGGCGCGCGCGGTCGAGGCGGTCGGGACGCTCAAGGGAGGGGTGTAG
- a CDS encoding PaaI family thioesterase, with product MSIFPLATLPEVLRQSPYARLLRLEMVRAAADGVVVRMPFRGELIAGDDELAQYVHGGAIASLIDIAGTFAIIAAVGHDVVTVDLRIDYLRPVKSGDLLASAKPVRVGRSLAVADVEVTGADGKVAAVGRGLFKP from the coding sequence GTGTCGATCTTTCCGCTCGCGACGCTTCCGGAGGTGCTGCGCCAGTCGCCGTACGCCCGGCTGCTGCGTCTGGAGATGGTCCGCGCCGCCGCCGACGGGGTGGTCGTCCGGATGCCGTTTCGGGGTGAGCTGATCGCCGGCGACGACGAGCTCGCGCAGTACGTGCACGGCGGGGCGATCGCATCCCTGATCGACATCGCGGGGACCTTCGCGATCATCGCCGCCGTCGGTCACGACGTCGTGACGGTCGACCTGCGGATCGATTACCTGCGCCCCGTGAAATCCGGCGATCTTCTGGCAAGTGCCAAGCCCGTTCGGGTCGGCCGATCGCTCGCGGTCGCGGACGTCGAAGTGACCGGTGCCGACGGCAAAGTGGCGGCCGTCGGGCGGGGCCTCTTCAAGCCGTAG
- a CDS encoding VOC family protein: MPRSRPRASTDHILVAVRDLTEAARRFETTYGLRALEGGRHPGVGTANMIIPLGSTYLELIAVVDNAEGERSRMTRRITRAVEDGRTFATWAVRTDNLDALREHLLGAGLELAPPVAGARQRPDGVTLRWRSQMLVEPGEPSVLPFVIEWQVPPGQHPAEAKVEHPSKARGIRTVRLGDPNPDAAGARFRELLGEDLNVAFERAAASGVAAVELDTPGGALTVV; the protein is encoded by the coding sequence ATGCCCCGCTCGCGTCCGCGCGCATCCACCGACCATATTCTCGTCGCCGTCCGCGACCTCACCGAGGCCGCCCGAAGGTTCGAGACGACGTACGGGCTGCGCGCGCTCGAGGGCGGGCGCCACCCGGGCGTCGGCACCGCGAACATGATCATCCCGCTCGGGTCCACGTATCTCGAGCTGATCGCGGTCGTCGATAACGCGGAAGGCGAGCGGTCTCGGATGACCCGCCGGATCACCCGCGCGGTGGAGGACGGCCGGACGTTCGCGACCTGGGCGGTGCGCACCGACAACCTCGACGCGCTGCGGGAGCATCTGCTCGGCGCGGGCCTGGAACTCGCCCCGCCCGTCGCCGGCGCGCGTCAGCGTCCCGACGGGGTCACTCTGCGGTGGCGGAGCCAGATGCTGGTCGAGCCCGGCGAGCCGAGCGTGCTGCCGTTCGTGATCGAATGGCAGGTGCCGCCGGGACAGCATCCGGCCGAAGCGAAGGTCGAGCACCCGTCCAAGGCGCGCGGTATCCGCACCGTACGGCTCGGGGATCCCAATCCTGACGCGGCGGGCGCGCGGTTCCGGGAGCTGCTCGGCGAGGATCTCAACGTCGCGTTCGAGCGCGCGGCCGCGAGCGGCGTCGCCGCGGTCGAACTGGACACGCCCGGCGGCGCGCTGACGGTCGTCTAG